cgccgccgcctgcaagTCGCGGAGCCATGCCCATGCACCCCCGACCGGCGACCACAAGCTAGAACCCCAAtttccctccctccccagCCCCCAGTTCCCCACCCAGAGCGagccgccgccagcccgccACCGCCATGGAGAAGGACCAGCCggcgaaggagaaggagcgTCTCATCTCTTCGTTGATGCGGATGAAGCCCGCACCGTTGAAGGGGAAGaagccgaccgtggggaagaaggcgccgcCGGGAAAGCTTGGGGACGGCAAGGTTCGCTCGAAGTCAAACCCAACGATTGTGCTCGTCGACgctcctgcagcagcagcacccgcTCTGGCAACGTGACGTAGGGGTCAgggtcttcctcctcctcctcgccgtggTCGCCAGGATCTCACTGACCAGGCTGTGGCATCTGGTTCTGCCGTGGCATCTGGTTCAAGAATCTCCAGGGCCGGCACCCGCGGTGTTGCTGCTTCAGGGACGAccgtggaagaagaggagaggtGAGATTGAGAACCAACCACTCAATGGCAGCTTGTATGATTGTGTGCTTGTATGAAATGGAGAATTGCACATGTTTGTATGAATTGTGAACAGCAAGTATCTCATTTGTTAAAATCAGTATGTTTCATGGATAGGACAGCAAGCTAGtatcatatttctttttatcCATACAACATTGTTGTCATTTGTCAAAATCAGCATGTTTCATGGCAGCTTGTATACTTTAGTATGTAAAAATTGTATATAAGACAGCAAGTATCTCATTTTTGCAGTATCCATACACCATTGTTGTCATTTGTAAAAATCAGTATGTTTCATGGACAGGACAGCAAGCTAGTATCATATATCTTTTTATCCATACAACATTGTTTTTATTTGTCAAAATCAGTATGTTTCATGGCAGCTTGTATATCTCATTTCTGCAGTATCCATACACCATTGTTGTCATTTGTCAAAATTAGTATGTTTCACTTTCATGGACAGGACAGCAAGtatcatatttctttttatgCATACAACATTGTTGTCATTtgtcaaaattaatatgtttCCATGGACAGCAAACAAAATGTACTCATTTATGTATACACTTTCTTATATAGGTGCCCGAGGATAGCATGGATGAACAGAATAAGGAATATGAGCCGGCAGAAGAGAATATCAGTATGGATGAGGATGAAGATTTATCTGACGATGTCATGTCTGACGATGATCCATTATTTGGGTTTTCCCGTGGTACTGATGAGGTAGATCAAGAAACTGTGGCTGTGGATTCAGATGAAGGGCATGTAAGTGGAGAAAAAAGCAAGAAGGGTGTGAAAGTTGGAGGGGTCAAAATAAAATCCAAACATAGAGAGAATGCTCCGTGTTGGAGGGTATTTAAGAAGCAACCACTTGAGGAGGGAGGCAGTTTAGAGGGGGATTTGAAGGCTATTTGCAAGTATTGTGACAAGGAGTATAAGTACACTCAAGGCTCAAGTACTTCTAGCATGAATAGGCATATGAAAAACTACCAGAAATTGAAGAGTCATGCAGCAAGGTTTCAAATTCAAACACGCCTTGGGTACAAGCCAGCGAAAGCTAGTAGTGCCTCAGATGAGTCAGTTCTTTTGGCACCTGGGTATGATCATGCCACCATGAAGGAGCTTATTGCTAAGATGATCGATGTCCATGAGTACTCGTTCAGAATGGTGGAACACGAGTGGTTCAACGCAATCATGAGGTACTTGAATCCACTTTATCAGTTCATTGGCAGGAAGGCAATAAGAGCTGAGTGTTTGAGGGtttacaagaaagaaaaggagattCTGAAAAGTTCTTTGAAGAATGTGAAGTACATTGGTCTCACTACAGACATGTGGACGAGCAATCATACCATATCTTACATGTGTGTTGTGGCACACTACATAGATAAGAACTGGAAGATGCAGACCCGGGTGCTTGCTTTTGTGGAGTTAGACACCCCACACACTGGACATGTCATTGCTGATGCTTTGTGGAGCTGTGTGATTGAATGGAAGATAGAAGATAAGGTGGTATCTATCACACTAGACAATGCTTCAAACAATGATGTTGCTGTAAGAGATTTGAAGGCGAAGTTTGCTTTTCGGAGGGGGGTGAACTTTGAGGCCAACTACTTCCATGTTCGCTGTTGTGCTCACATCGTTAACTTGGTTGTAAAGGATGGGGCAGCATGTTTGGAGGACTTGATCTCAAATCTGAGAGAGACGGTCAAGTACTTCAAAAAATCCCCAGCAAGGCTACACAAGTTTGTTGAGATTTGCAGAGACTTGAGGATTGATGTTGGAGAGCACTTGCACCTTGATGTTTGCACAAGGTGGGGTTCTACCTATAGGATGATCAAGACAGGAGTTCCATACAAGCAAGCCTTAGCTACTTATGCCATTTCCGATGCCAGCTACAAGTGGGAGCCTTCACGCAATGAATGGGCCATGTTTGAGCAGATCGAGCCATTGCTGTTTGCCTTTGCTAGAGTTACCACTGCCTTTTCAGGTCAATATTACCCCACGGCTAACATTTTCTACCCCCATGTTGTGAGCATGAAGATAGCATTGATCAAGGTGAAGGAGAGTACGGATGAGACATTTGGTGCAATGGGGATAGCTATGATGGAAAAGTTTGACAACTATTGGGAAGAACCGAACAATCTAATGGTGATTGCACCTTTCTTGACCCAAGGTACAAGATGATTTATGTGCAGTGGTGCCTAAAACAGATCTACGGGGCTGAGAGGGCTAAAGTTGAGATTGAGCTCGTGGAGCAAGAGTTGGAGAGTTTGTATGAAAAATATGATGCGGAAAAGAAGCAAGCTGAACAAAGGCCTAGTTCATCATCACATAAGTCATCGAGCATGGCAAGTAGCTCCATGCCAGCTTCAGATGCAGAGTTCCTTAGTTTCTTGCATTCTACCTCAAATAGGCCATCCAAAAGTGAATTTAGAAACTACATTGATGATCCACATGTGGAAATGAGTGCTTCCTTCGACCTTCTTGAGTGGTGGAAGGTGAATGCCCTTAGATATCCTGTGTTGGCAAAGATGGCAAGAAGGTTCTTAACCGTTCCCGCTAGCTCGGTCTCCTCGGAGTCTACCTTTAGCACCGGTGGAAGGATGCTTGATGACTTCTGTAGCTCTCTAAAACCGGTCATGGTTGAGGCCTTGGTGTGTTGAGCTAGTTATATCAAAGGGTCTCACAAAGACTTGAATGCCATGGTATGGTTTCATATAatttgtcattttcattaCAAGATTTACATCTACAAAATCTTATTGATAAATTGCACAAAATGCAGGAGGcagaggaagatgaggaggaggatgtggagaagatcaaacTTCCCAAAAGCACAATGGCAAGCAACTACTAGCaggtaaaacaagaaaattaagttTTCATGTGTTAATTGCATTTAGTTGATTCCTTTACTTACAATATTTCACAAATGTTTTATAGACCTTGCATTTGGTTGGAGTAAGATGCTTGGAGTTGGAGGTCAAAATGTATGGAGAAAGATTGGAAGTTGAAGAccttttgtttgtgttttcgTTATGTGGTTGAACTCGTAGTCATGAGGATGAACTTGTCGTTATGTGGTTGAACTCGTCGTCATGAGGATGAACTTGTCGTTATGTGGTTGAACTCGTCGTAATGTGTGGACTGCCTGTGTAATGTACTAATGTGGAGTTGTGGACTGCCTGTGTAATGTGTGGCTGACTGTGTGTGCCTGTGTTGTGCAGCCTGTGCTGCTGTCCTACTGCTTGTTGCTATCCATTTTATATGCCTGTGTACTGCTTGTTGTGCTGCTGCTTGGGCGCTTGGCTACTTGCTGTTTGACTGTTTAGCTGCTGCTGGTTGCTGCTGAATGTGCTGATCGCTGCTGCTGATCGTTACGTGCTGCTGCTTGTTGCTGATCGttgctgctggctgctgctgcttgtttTTGTTGCCTGTAACTGAGCTGATGGCTGCtgcagtgctgctgctgtttttaCTGAATTGCTTTGCTACCGGACCGAGCCGGATCGAGCTGCCGGACCGAGCCGAGCCAGCAAAAGTGGCTCGTCTGGTTTTTGGGCCGAGCCAGGCTCGGCTCGCAGGCGGTGAGCTCTTGCGAGCTCGGGCCGGGCCTGGCCGAGCTGGCTCGGCGTCCAGGCGGAGCTGTGCTACTAGGAGTAGCTTTTCTCCAAATAATTGTACAAATAGTATAGTCAACTATACTATTTGTTTCGGAAAACTAAGAGTAACTAGGATTTGAAAATCGAAATGTACAATTATTTGGAGAAAAGCTGTAAATGCTATATGTATGCACAACTAAAGAAAGTACGTACTAGCAAGCATGCTTCTTCGCTCGTGTACGTGGGGTCTTAATTAGCCATCTGCATCAGTCTACAGATAGATAGTCTCGTCGAATCGGGCAGAACTGCATTAGCTCATCCAGGAGACGACCCGCCAATAAGCTTCGGTCGGTCTACCCTCCtcagtatatatatgtacatatgCATGCGTCTCTGAGAGGCCAGCTCCAGAGCATCACTAGCTCCGGGCCGTGCcaaagctaattaagctaaTTAAGCCACAGAAGTGATGGGGAGGCGCGTGTGTCTGGCCGTGACGGTGATGATGGCTCTAGGACTAGGACTCGCACTGGCGGCCGCCGATGAACGTCGCCtgaagaaggagaaagagaTTGACCGTGGCGGTGGCGTTGTTGGGATTGAGTctggtggaggaggctgccATGGCCGTGGGCTTAGAGGTAGGAAACATAAAGGTCGCACTCGCAGCAGATCAGCAGTTAATGGACGTGCTAGCGGTGATGACGAATCGCGGGGTGGCCACACCACATGGAAAGGTGAAACCCCAGGTGATGGAGGCGGTCCCGGTGGCACGGATAACCCTGGAGGAGAAGGACATCATGCAGCAAGCTATGACACACACGGCCATCTTTATCCCGGTGGTAAAGATGGAACTCCAGCGCCTTCGCCGCCAACATCGGAAACGCCGCTCGCTCCATTGCCTCCGCCCACCACACCTAGCTCGTAATCGTAAACGATGCAAACGTTGAGGGTTTGGATCAATGGCGTGGTGCAAGTAAGacgtacattttttttttcaaaagataGGTTGaaacccccggcctctgcatcaaaatgatgcacactGCAGCCATAAGATCGACGTACATGACCAGTGCATGCGTCGTCTCTGTATCCCTCAATTTTAATTCTAACAGGCATGGAATTGGTTGGTTGGATCGTCCGTTTAACCTCTCTGTCCCTCATCCAGATGTTTAATTAATTGCATGAATAATTCATCCGATTCTCTGACATGTATGATATGCATATGTTATAGTATGTGCGTGAGTCTAAGCACAATTGTGCTcgtctagtttttttttagaaacacagtacaaacgcaagcactcacacacacgcacgtacacccacccctatgaacgcacgtACACGCACCCTACCCCTATGTGTGCTCGTCTAGTTTTTGGAGTCGTGTCAGTTCAGAGTCTGTTAATAAGATGTCGAAAATATAAGATGATCCCCTGGTCATGTCTGTCAAGTCAGGAATTGATTCCTATCTCATCAGGGTAGTCCAGTTTTAGTTTATGTACCGAACCTTCGGGTAGTGTAGTGTTGGAACATTTTTGTCTTACGTTGGGTGTCTTGTTGAGATCACTGAGCTCCTATATAAATAAAGAGAAAGTTGCATAAAACCACAACTTTTAGAGCGAAGGATGGAGTTTTTGTTGCATGGCACTCGCTTCTACAGCCACCGGAGGGGCCGGCGTCACCGAAGCAGTAGGTCGCACCCCGTCATCCCCAGCAGCCGGCGGCACCTCGTGCCCCGTCGTCCACAGCATCAACCCCGCCATGGGATCGATGAGAGAACAAGAGGGCACGCGGGTTTCGGGAGATCTCACCATCTCTCCGTTAGTCGCCAGCAGCCATGTCtagcggagaggaagaagaaggtgcaCGGggagatgagatacgatgctATGCGAGGGGAAGAGGAAAGGCTCGAGGAGCACGTTTTGGGAAGGCACAACTATTCGCGCGAGGAGCAGTTATTACGGTGGCCCAAGACAATCCATGGGATTGGGCTACAAAGGAAAAATCGCCTTAGATTAGGGAATTGCGTTTTCGGGGAGATCAGACTAAGATACccagacggagggagtagtaggcTATAAGATTGTAATATTTTATCAACACATGACATACACTGCATTCTCATATGGTTCCTAGGAGCATGCGTTGCAGCTGGCTATTAGCTAATAGCCCActtattttctctctcctattCTTTCCCCTCCAACCAAGCAAAAATAACATATTTAAATTCTTATAGCCTGGTTTGCATCACCTTATTATTCTTGCTCTTAGTATTGCACCTCCCGGAGTGTGGATTCGATCCACACGACCACACCTCTAGTATCGCACCTCCTGGAGCATCGATTCGATCCACACGACCACACCTCTGGTATTGCACCTCCCGGAGCATGGATTCGATCCACACGACCACACCTCCTAGTATTGCATCTCTACTCTTGAACAATGTAGCTATTATTGTCAATGAATAAAGAGGTGTTTTAtcggtagaaaaaaaaacaccgcTTACTGAcgaagatgtaacttcgacaatgtccatattgatgcagttgtatcaaggaaagatttcgagtgtgtgttggtGAACTCGTCGGTTAACAAGGAAAtgggggacacgatttacccaggttcaggacCCTctatgaggtaatacccctacgtcctgcttgtcggatctgtattgatgagtcgattacaatagggtgccgcagagtctagatgcaccgagtcgttgagtgcgtctaggcgacttgtatctaagttgggggggcgggggggggggtgttctcttggctccccctcttGGTCCTTTGTATATGCAGAAACtcaggtctcaggtagagtccaagtcggttacaatgaggagatatactctaattaactttccttgtcttgagtcgcaagatttggcatgtaaacTCCTGGAGTCGATGTTTGGCCTGAGAATGGTTCAGGAACTGATCCATACCTAAACCAAACCATGCAACTTCTCTCCCCGCACCCAAACTCAAACTGACCTACTGATTATCTTCTGAGACCCGAACTGATCTAGACTGCGTGTGAAATCAACCGAACTCAATCTAAAGGTGCAATTTAGAACCATTCTAAAACCATGGTTCAACCTGTTTCCAACCCAAATGGTGAATTCAGATTGCTTTTGACTCTTTGTTCAATCAGATCCCCAAAGAGGCAGAGAGAGGCCATACGATCCCTGATTCGGCTTGATTCTCCGCCAGGCCTGCACGCGGGCGCGCGACGGCCAACGCAGGTGGCCCTGGCGTGCACCCGCTCCACTGCCGCACGCTCGAGCTCTGCTTCTCCGTCGTCTGTCGCGCTCGAGCTCCCTgcctcggcggcagcgggcggaACGGCCACGCCTCCGGTGTCGAGCGCGCCTAGGCGCAGCTGCGGCGGGGCTGTCCCGAGGCGGTGCAGCAGCCGCTCCTCGCCGTGAAGGTCGAGCTCAAGCAGATCGTGCTCTCCATCCTCGACGTGACCCCTGCATCAGCCAACAACATGATCGGTTATTAACCCATGGGCTTCTTTGGTTTTGAAGTAAACTGTTCCAACCCGAACTGAACTAGCCCAACCTGTTTCTGGCGTGAACCTAACCCAAACCGAACCGTTTCGACAATTAACCCATTTTAACCTGAACCAAACAAGCCCGAAAGTAAAACCCAGTTATACAAAACCAGTTATACCTGAACCATTGCCAGGCCTAGttgaagtaggcttccttgtggggcCCAGCTGGGATGTACCGGGTAtgctcgagtcgagtacgtggttagtcataaccacgtcactTACTCTACTACGAAGTACGATGGGTACGCTGCTTTGAGTGATCAAAACTGTTCGGTCTTCACAATCGAGGGAGGAACTGTCTACATAACTAGATgaaaccccgcgcgttgctgcggaaATATTAGAACATCTACAAAGTAAAGGATGCCAAGCTTATGAAGTTCAATGTATGAGTAGGACAATCTGAAGCAACGTCAATAAAATCGATCATACCACAGCTCAATCCATCTAGATCTCACGTGAGTTTCTAAAACCTTAATATTCTATATAAACACTTAATAACTTTCCTTTTTGTGTTATCACTTATTGATAACGGCTTAATTAGGCCATCCCGTCGATTCACAGAAGGACAcattcgaaaagaaaaaaagattcaCTAAAGGGCACTTCCAGCGCCAAAACTTGCAACGATGAAGTTAACTTACCAACATATACAAATCTTCACATGCTTACCCTCAGTCTGTGGGACCCACCGATCATTACTTTTGACCCCAAAGGCTACCAGCAACCTCCCGATACCACCGCAGGCAAGGCAAGATTTCAAAtcggttttcttcttccccaaatcCCCTGCGATTTCCTTCCTGTACCAAATACTCATGATTTCCTCTCTTTGTACCATGGCAACCCTTCCCGATTTGAATCCACCAAATCCGCTGCCGCCTACTCCACTTGAATCCCCCATCCGCGAGATGCTCGCGGCGGTCGTCGCGTGGCTCGCCTTCTTTACTTGCGCGGACCTGCCGTCTTTAGGGCGGCTTGGCGCGGCCGCTGAAACCGTGTCAAGGGAGAACTGAGTACTGGTGGAAACTTAGTCTCCGAGGggaaatgaaagaaaaagaaggatgAACAGAGGAACCTATAAGAATCGTCGCGACGCTTCATTTTAACTAATGCTAATTAATAGACGGGGAAGGGGAAGTGCACTGGGCAGGAACGCACGAGTCATGCAGACGCTTGAGATGTCGATTGAACCAACGAAAGAACCTGTGGTGGGCTGGGAACATGGCCCAGGCGCGCTGTGGCTAGAACGTGACGCGACGGGTGCACGGTTCGCCCGCAGGACGACACGGGAACGCAACGCGGGACGAAGCGGTGATAGAAAGGGTGACGTGGCTGCTGACGTGGATAGACTGTATGTgcagcttgctaaattaaATGCATTTTGTGggattcaactttatagagtttatagataAGTACTTTATATACTTTAATTCCTGGCGCGCGCTTGAAGAtacaaaactaaaataaatCCCGTATATCTATACGGCAAATAGAAAGGGGGGAGATTCAAAGTAAATACATGGGCAGCACTCTcgcagagagggagagagcgcGCATGCATGAATACAAACATAGGCGTGGTTGCTCCTCTGCCTAATTAACCACCACACATGCACTAAAAATCTTCAAGTAATCTTCCGGTGAGCGGTTAGGGTTTCACAAAATGCTAATAGTCTTACGGAACCACAATTATTCGGACAATCTTTAATTATcggagaaaacaaaatcagtGGGATTATGCCGCTTGATGTTATTTCTGACAAGTCAGGCTCACCTACGCGGCTCGTTTTCGTCACCACGTCACCTTGGCTCCAACCCGACCCAACCCGTCGCCATCGCACTTTGCAAGTCAAGCCTAGTCGTCGTAAGTGGTGGAGTAACAGGCAATTGCAGCGGTAGCTGTTGGTTAATTCGTCCCTATCCATAAAGCTACTTGCTCTGTTTCTTAATATCTGTACATTTCTGATTGTCCTAAATCAAACTTTTTCAACTTTGACCGACGATTTTGTAGAAAAAATACCAACATATGTAAAATCaaagaaatgcaaaaaatatattttataatAGTCCTAATGGTActagttttgttttgtatatatttaccctaaatcaaacttcttaaatattgatcaagtttataggaaaatgtatttatatgtttaatatcaaataagtataggAAGTGTCTATTTATCAGTCATCTAAGACATAGTTATTTTGAGTCGACAATCGTAGCCATCCAATGatgattttcttatccatggGACATACATTAATAATTTTACACAAATCTCAAttattgaatcaaaaggttgcTATCATTGACTAagaaaatagttatttctcagtcgcctaaaaaatagcaaaaccgataaGTATAATATGCAAACATACATCATGCATatgacagatttaataaaCTAATATAGAGTCATACTAGATGTTAGTAAATTTTTCTACAAAGCTAGAAGTTTTTCTGAAAAGAATTCCCCGGCTTAAATTTGCAGTCAGCTGAGATAGACCTAGCTAGCTTTAGGATCAGGTCTGTAATAATGCTCTGtgctacgtacgtacgtactcacGCTGACGATTTTGTTGAATTGGTCTTTTATGGAAATGGAACAGGCCAGGCAGCCCGTGATCTGTTCTGTATTGCGCCGGCCTAGAGATAGCTTAACATATGCAAGGGCACAGCGCTGACGCTGTTTGCTTGCATGGTCAATCAGCGAAGCAATTCAGTGGGCGGGCATAAATGCAAGCGCGTGATAGCGGGCTTAATTATATAGTACGCGGCCACTCACGCGCTTAATTATATAATACTGCGGGTAATTATCTTTCACTAGGTGATGATAAGGTGCACAGCGATCTCAGTCGGGGTGGTCTGCATCGCCTGCGCGCTTTTATATAGTCCCATGCATGAATTAATGGATCCGGCATTAACACACCACTAGCTAAGTCGTCatcaaataagtgtacttttATGTTTTGTCCTAATTAAGTCAAAAAATTATTAGAGTTTGACTGATTTTATCAAAAAATTAGCAACACTTATGACACTAAATTAGTATCGTTATATCCGTTTTGAAATGTAGTTTCGCAATGTACCGATTTGATGTTACCTTTTTGAACAAAGTTGGTCAAATTAATATAGATTATTTTTTGACTTATAACAAAATTAAGAGTACAATTATTTGTGACGAATTGAGTGTGTACAGCGCGGTCAGCTATCCTCGCTGCTCGGTCAATATATGTAgtaaagctagctagctagtagccTATAATTAAGCGCTCTCGGTCTAGCTCCAGTCTCCAGATCAGCTCCAGATCGATCGATTACGTACTCATACTCTGTTAGCTGCTCGATCACCTGCAATCGTACGTTGCCGTCTCCTTGCGAGATATGGAGATGGGGAGGCTGCAGATGGTACTGGCTGTGCTGCTAGGACTTGCAGTGGCCGCCGCTGAGGGTCGTCGCTTGGAGAAGGAGATGAGTAGTCTTGAGATGATTGCGGGTGTTGGCAGCCCTGGGGATCAACGTGCCATGTTAGGTACTCCTCGAAGATCTCTTGGAAAAGCGACTCCAAGTCCAAGTAGATCATCGACCGTTTACCAAGATAGTTGGAAAAGTGACCCTCGTGTTGGAGGAGGTGGTTCCGGTCTGAGCGAACATTACACTGGAAGAGGTGGCAGAGCGACCGTTATCCCGGAAGGACCTCTCCCCAGCCACCATTAATTAATATATGAAGATGGCGATGGAGCTCCAGCGCCTCTGCTGCCTGCTTCTGCCGACCAGGTACGTACGTATAGCTATATATAGGTCGTCGCTCTGCAAATATATGTGGTTGAGGCGGTGAAGGCAACGAAGTACTGCATCAAGGCTACAGATGTGGGTTGGCATGAACTAGCTAATTCATGCCCGATTTCTACTTTTCTTAATTCACGTATACTCTGCGTACGTCGTCTCTGATCTGTACGTGTTATCTCATGTAGTTATGCTGCTCAGctacatgtatgtatatacACGGCACCTGATCGAATCTGGATGATGAATATATAAATATAGTACTGTACTCAATACAGCATGTACGTGTACGTGTCGTCGTTGTTATTCCTTATATATTTCTAGCGCGTGCGTGCATGGTATCTCAGTCTATCAGACTCCGACAAATAATTAGAGCTCTTTTAGCGTACCCGGATTTTAATATAGACCGTTTATTTATCCTGATCTAGTGGGTAGTATTATCGGGTACTCCATAATTAATTACATGGAGTGCCGAGTCGAAAACCACCGAAGTACCTTGATTTAGAGGAAAAAATCGTAATAATGTTTGGACCTTTGGCCTTTTCCCCGTCTAGCGAGCGTTCAGCCATCGAAGTGAAAGCCGCCGCGGAGCAGGGTGATGCTCGCCGACGGGAGCGTAGCTCCCGGCGATCTGGACGTGCTTAGCACCGTCGCCACCATGCGTTGCAGCACTGCAATGAGTTCCTCACGGGAGCCCGCCGCATTGGATTCTTAATTCCGACTCTGGAGCAGAGGAGCTGTACGCCGGGGTTCTTACAGCACCGTTGAGCCGCAGCCGGTACGTCGGCGAGGACTTGGCCCCTGCTTGGTGACATCGCTGCAAGCAGCCGAAGGGCGGAGCAGAAAGACCGATGAGTTAATCGAGCTAATCAACCAAGCTGCCCAATCATGGTCTCATGGAGAAGGTTTGATTCTTCTTTCTAGCTCTAACTCCACGTACGTCTCGTCCATCTAAAAGAGCTCCACTCCGGCGAGCCGCTGGATCGAGTTTTGATTGATTAGGAACTGCGCCTCGGATTAATTAGGCGCCGCCGCAACTGCCGGCCTAAATCGacgttttcctttttttcactAAATAAGACCAGGATAATAACATGTAAAAGAACAATTAATATATTATTT
This is a stretch of genomic DNA from Brachypodium distachyon strain Bd21 chromosome 1, Brachypodium_distachyon_v3.0, whole genome shotgun sequence. It encodes these proteins:
- the LOC100846071 gene encoding zinc finger BED domain-containing protein RICESLEEPER 2-like translates to MDEQNKEYEPAEENISMDEDEDLSDDVMSDDDPLFGFSRGTDEVDQETVAVDSDEGHVSGEKSKKGVKVGGVKIKSKHRENAPCWRVFKKQPLEEGGSLEGDLKAICKYCDKEYKYTQGSSTSSMNRHMKNYQKLKSHAARFQIQTRLGYKPAKASSASDESVLLAPGYDHATMKELIAKMIDVHEYSFRMVEHEWFNAIMRYLNPLYQFIGRKAIRAECLRVYKKEKEILKSSLKNVKYIGLTTDMWTSNHTISYMCVVAHYIDKNWKMQTRVLAFVELDTPHTGHVIADALWSCVIEWKIEDKVVSITLDNASNNDVAVRDLKAKFAFRRGVNFEANYFHVRCCAHIVNLVVKDGAACLEDLISNLRETVKYFKKSPARLHKFVEICRDLRIDVGEHLHLDVCTRWGSTYRMIKTGVPYKQALATYAISDASYKWEPSRNEWAMFEQIEPLLFAFARVTTAFSGQYYPTANIFYPHVVSMKIALIKVKESTDETFGAMGIAMMEKFDNYWEEPNNLMVIAPFLTQGTR